The proteins below come from a single Micromonospora citrea genomic window:
- a CDS encoding class F sortase → MTATPAGGRHGRPWRAAGAAVVVLLAMVGAGMIGASLKTTSAPRPPQPLAQAAPAGSGPAAADVPGSDGADPDVVRGAATGLARSTPTTITIPRIGVDASIMSLGTNPDGTVQVPPLEQAQLAGWYEPGPSPGEVGNAVIVGHVDSAAMGPAVFFSLGALQPGDTITVTREDGQRATFTVESVKAYPKNEFPTEQVYGPSDRPGLRVVTCGGVFDQAARSYPDNVVVFASMPA, encoded by the coding sequence GTGACGGCGACACCGGCCGGCGGCCGTCACGGGAGACCGTGGCGCGCCGCCGGCGCGGCCGTCGTCGTCCTGCTCGCGATGGTGGGCGCCGGCATGATCGGCGCCTCGCTCAAGACCACGTCCGCGCCCCGCCCTCCCCAGCCCCTGGCCCAGGCCGCGCCGGCCGGCAGCGGGCCGGCGGCCGCCGACGTGCCGGGCTCCGACGGCGCGGACCCGGACGTCGTCCGCGGGGCCGCCACCGGGCTCGCCCGTTCCACCCCCACCACGATCACCATTCCCCGCATCGGGGTCGACGCTTCGATCATGTCGCTCGGCACCAACCCCGACGGCACCGTCCAGGTGCCCCCGCTGGAGCAGGCGCAGCTCGCGGGCTGGTACGAGCCGGGGCCCAGCCCGGGCGAGGTCGGCAACGCGGTCATCGTCGGGCACGTCGACTCGGCGGCGATGGGGCCGGCGGTCTTCTTCTCCCTCGGCGCCCTGCAACCCGGGGACACGATCACGGTCACCCGCGAGGACGGCCAGCGGGCCACCTTCACGGTCGAGTCGGTGAAGGCGTACCCGAAGAACGAGTTCCCGACCGAGCAGGTCTACGGCCCCAGCGACCGGCCCGGCCTGCGCGTGGTCACCTGCGGCGGGGTCTTCGACCAGGCCGCCCGCAGCTACCCGGACAACGTGGTCGTCTTCGCCTCCATGCCTGCCTGA